The Echeneis naucrates chromosome 8, fEcheNa1.1, whole genome shotgun sequence genome has a window encoding:
- the shisa9b gene encoding protein shisa-9B, which yields MRGAELLLGYFLVKVMVCDAEGEPGQPAVDGFMIVTGFNESKDGESGATESPHTEDKCRGYYDVMGQWDPPFVCRTGSYLYCCGTCGFRFCCAFKSSRLDQTTCKNYDTPPWMMTGKPPPKVDMSQDNAKDKTNLIVYVICGVVAIMALIGIFTKLGLEKTHRPHRENMSRALAHVIRHPASEHTDDIGLGQHYENIQTRVTVNSLHSSQMNNVVQTSTLITQPYPAVGQITSPYEQQNPAKDLNKYATLKAVAEKANDSFYSNRRQVIEMTTKGSLPMEAVDMEPEPSNPYSPPRQLSSKQNGHKYKSPKSHSSQTLCYGSSSSASPAVLRSWESKEMLGHRQSYGPKKLCVVEKELHTTRYMLPQPYFVTNSKTEVTV from the exons ATGCGGGGCGCAGAGCTGCTGCTCGGCTACTTTCTGGTCAAAGTTATGGTGTGCGACGCGGAGGGCGAGCCCGGTCAGCCTGCCGTCGACGGCTTCATGATAGTGACCGGGTTCAACGAGTCCAAGGACGGGGAGAGCGGAGCCACGGAGAGCCCGCACACGGAGGACAAGTGCCGCGGCTACTACGACGTGATGGGCCAGTGGGACCCGCCGTTCGTGTGCCGGACCGGCAGCTACCTGTACTGCTGCGGCACCTGTGGCTTCCGCTTCTGCTGCGCGTTCAAGAGCTCCAGGCTGGACCAGACCACCTGTAAGAACTACGACACCCCGCCGTGGATGATGACGGGGAAGCCTCCTCCGAAGGTGGACATGTCGCAGGACAACGCCAAGGATAAAACAAACCTCATCGTGTACGTGATCTGCGGGGTCGTGGCCATCATGGCACTGATTGGGATTTTCACCAAGCTGGGTTTGGAGAAGACGCACCGACCCCACAGAGAGAACATGTCGAG GGCTCTGGCACACGTGATCCGCCACCCAGCCTCTGAACATACGGACGACATTGGACTTGGCCAGCATTATGAGAACATACAAACCAGAGTCACAGTTAACAGTCTCC aTAGCAGCCAGATGAACAACGTGGTGCAAACGTCAACTTTAATAACTCAGCCTTACCCGGCTGTGGGACAGATCACCAGCCCTTATGAGCAACAGAATCCTGCCAAGGATCTCAACAAGTATGCCACGCTCAAGGCTGTGG CAGAGAAAGCTAATGACAGCTTCTACAGTAACCGTCGGCAAGTGATCGAGATGACAACCAAAGGCAGCCTTCCCATGGAAGCTGTGGATATGGAGCCAGAGCCCAGTAATCCCTACAGCCCGCCCAGACAGCTGTCTTCAAAGCAGAATGGACACAAGTACAAAAGCCCCAAAAGCCACAGTTCCCAGACGCTCTGCTACGGCTCCAGCAGCTCGGCCAGCCCAGCGGTGCTAAGGTCCTGGGAGAGCAAGGAGATGTTGGGACACAGACAGAGCTACGGCCCAAAGAAACTCTGCGTCGTAGAGAAGGAGCTGCACACCACTCGCTACATGCTCCCACAGCCATACTTTGTCACCAACAGCAAGACAGAAGTGACAGTATGA
- the igfals gene encoding insulin-like growth factor-binding protein complex acid labile subunit translates to MQTIVLLVLWVLGTSLVLPDPDTAGEKVTEEPIPCSTGCTCMHDDYSLELNMYCSSRNLTQLPSDMPTSTHSLWLDVNLFTTLPAMSFKDLTNLDFLNLQSGQLVTLDPQALKGLRSLAHLHLERNSIRSLPGTIFQNTPNLASLSLHNNQLTRIEERLFAGLSHMWLLNLGWNSIAVLPETVFHDLQGLRELVLAGNRLAYLQPQLFQNLVELKELDLTGNYLKVIKANVFVKLTKLQKLYLAQNQIVTVVPRAFAGMKSLRWLDLTNNRLTSLHDDTFLGLHSLHVLRLSNNSITGIRPRTFRDLQYLEELRLSYNRIRALGERIFEGLCHLEVLELEHNQVQEAQVGSFSGLSHVAVINLSGSCFHSLPDQVFKGLPKLHSLHLDRGCLTRITTQAFTGLSGLRRLFLQHNNISMVEHQSFVDLVGLSGLDLRFNKLEVLTTNTFSGLKNLEYLLLSNNNCRQFLQNGTKQVLPRLRFLDLRTNALTNMVPDFPENMEKLLLFGNPWKCDCSSLPLRNYSIRNPLVIPRRVETHAEGEEPDTTITIYNNITCTSPARLAGQDLRDIDNEYFQGC, encoded by the coding sequence ATGCAGACCATTGTGCTGTTGGTGTTGTGGGTACTGGGAACATCTCTGGTGCTGCCAGACCCTGACACAGCTGGAGAGAAGGTGACTGAAGAGCCTATTCCATGTTCTACGGGGTGCACCTGCATGCACGATGACTACAGCTTGGAACTCAATATGTATTGCAGTTCTCGTAACTTAACACAACTCCCGTCTGACATGCCCACATCCACGCATTCTCTATGGCTGGATGTCAACTTGTTCACCACACTCCCAGCAATGTCTTTTAAGGATCTTACCAATTTGGACTTTTTGAATCTGCAGAGCGGCCAGCTGGTGACACTTGACCCTCAGGCTTTGAAAGGACTTAGGTCGCTAGCCCACCTTCACCTTGAGCGAAACAGCATCCGTTCTTTACCAGGTACAATCTTCCAGAATACACCTAACCTTGCCTCACTCAGTCTGCACAACAACCAGCTCACGCGCATTGAGGAAAGACTGTTTGCAGGGCTCTCACACATGTGGCTTCTCAACCTTGGATGGAATTCAATAGCCGTCTTACCTGAGACAGTTTTCCATGATCTGCAAGGCTTACGAGAGCTTGTTCTTGCAGGAAACAGACTTGCTTACCTGCAGCCACAGCTCTTCCAAAATCTTGTTGAGCTTAAAGAATTGGATCTAACTGGAAATTACCTCAAGGTCATCAAAGCTAATGTGTTTGTGAAACTTACTAAACTACAAAAGCTGTACCTGGCCCAGAATCAGATTGTGACAGTCGTGCCAAGAGCCTTTGCAGGCATGAAGTCTCTCAGATGGTTGGATCTCACAAATAACAGACTGACCTCTCTGCATGATGATACCTTCTTGGGcctgcacagtcttcatgtaCTGCGTCTCTCCAACAACTCCATCACTGGAATTAGGCCCAGGACTTTCCGTGATCTGCAGTACTTAGAGGAACTACGCCTCAGTTACAACAGGATCAGAGCACTGGGGGAGAGGATTTTTGAAGGACTTTGTCATCTGGAGGTCTTAGAGTTAGAACACAACCAAGTGCAGGAGGCACAAGTAGGTAGTTTCTCAGGTCTTTCCCATGTTGCTGTCATCAATCTGTCTGGGAGCTGCTTCCACAGTCTGCCAGATCAAGTATTCAAAGGTCTGCCAAAGCTGCACAGCCTTCATTTGGATAGAGGCTGCCTAACAAGGATCACAACTCAAGCTTTTACTGGACTCTCTGGTCTACGGAGGCTATTTTTGCAGCACAACAACATATCTATGGTAGAACACCAGAGCTTTGTAGATCTGGTTGGCTTATCAGGACTGGACTTGCGTTTTAACAAGTTGGAGGTTCTCACAACCAACACATTCTCTGGGCTCAAAAATTTGGAGTACTTGTTGCTGTCCAACAATAACTGCCGCCAGTTTTTGCAGAATGGAACAAAGCAGGTACTTCCAAGGCTGCGCTTTCTGGACCTGAGAACTAATGCTTTGACGAACATGGTCCCTGATTTCCCAGAGAATATGGAAAAACTGCTGTTGTTTGGGAACCCTTGGAAATGTGACTGTAGCTCCCTCCCGCTCAGAAACTACAGCATAAGGAATCCATTGGTGATACCTCGGCGAGTAGAGACCCATGCTGAGGGCGAAGAGCCTGACACAACCATCACCATATACAACAACATTACATGCACCAGCCCAGCACGTCTGGCTGGTCAGGACCTACGGGACATTGATAATGAATATTTCCAGGGGTGCTAA